Part of the Lytechinus variegatus isolate NC3 chromosome 16, Lvar_3.0, whole genome shotgun sequence genome, acatatttcatataataaaatacaaaagaaatagtgagtgagtgatgtcatcaactctctcattttgatgtaactggctcgttcatataactattttgttgaaaataagcgaaactttaaaatgccataactttcttattttacatccgattttgatgaaattttcagtgttatgcttgttgaatttttctctttttattcaaatcaagttttttttggggtggacttgtcctttaaagtcaattcaattagtttatttccaattggtctTATATCAGTTCATCCACTATAATTTGatctatcatcagttcgtcaCCACATGGCCTACTCTCATTTAaactaatgccattctgtctaataaccagttggtccaatagccatttagtcatggactaagtgttaactgggcgcatgggcggaaatcccagggggtacaggggggacgtgtccccctactcaaaatagtaggggggacacaatatcaaatgtcccccctactattttgggtctttggtgatgctaagaaatatatataaatcaaaatgggaataaaatgtgcgttttgggacgagatgacttttttttttttgcttgtcaaatattccagacccttgtcccccctaccttttgggagagatttccgcccccgactgggcgaaatgaatgaaaacaaaatgggtattagaccgaCTGGCtatgagatgaaatggtcatagacgaactggtgattagaccaaatggctcttagactaaatgaaggcaGACCGTGCGACAAATGGACAAGGTGGCAATAGACAAATCGGCCGTTTACCAATTCAATCAACTGATAAAGTTGTTGAACGagcattgctaagctttgtgaaacaggcccctCAACATTCTGGCACCACCGATTCTCCTACTAACCTGAGAGGAAAGTGTTGTCCAAACGGTTGTTGATCAGTGTCAGTGGTCTGGTAGAAGCCAAATTCTGTACATGTCTGGTAAGTCCACTGTCTCCCTGTACATAACAATAACAATCTAATTACTAACCCTGCATGATAATCGGTTATGgtacatcatgacaatgaaAACTTGAAAAGAATAGATAATTGAGGCTCATTGATATACCACCAACAAATCGTTGATATTTCCACAACAACTTCTATTTTTCATTGACACTTGGCAGGTCTGTATCACctcatgaaaatcaaggattaaaatgttttagacAGGAAACTCGCCTGAATAAGCTTTAATCACCCAGTTAGGGTCACATAATACAGATACTATCATGAAATAAACTTCCAACCCTAATAAAATCATTCCCCTGCCCTCATCTACATGTCTTGCACATGTTTTATATGTTCCCATTACCACTGTTTTTTCTTGTGGTGTAccagttctgactctcgccttgcaatcagagggtcgtgtgttcgaatcccaccatggcctagcgtcctttggcaaggcgtcaatccacaatttgccactctctacccaggtgcaaaatgggtacccggtaggaagcgAAAGTCTGTGTAGTATACCTAGAAATTGAGTcctggaactcttgttggaatgcattccagggagtggagaatgtgcatatattgtatgcgggcatgcaaggatccgatgaccgggataataatatatctgtaaagcgcttagagacgttgtTCTGATgtgttaagtgctatataaatgcggaatattattattattcatcaaaGGATTACTAGTGCAACTACCAAAACTAATACCACTGTAAAACTATGGCTCTCTATAATTCAACATATATTCAAGATTGAAATCTAGTTCTCACCTCCAACCCCCGCCTCACTGTCCCAAGAGGTCTCCCTCATATCAGCGATCATCTTCTCGTACGATGCGTCAACGCATTCTCCGTCGCTCAATAGCGCACTCACGGCTGCGTAACGTGAAAGTTCCGTTCCTAGTGATTCGTTAGCCATGATGTCACAAAGGGTATCGATGGTGACGTTGTTGCTACCACCctgcaaaaatgaataaaatcaaatgaaaaaacatctttctttttttttcaatatcaagcATGGAGGGTGAACCTGCATGTATATCAAGTCTACATAACATTAGATCTATATATCCTCAGAAATCACTGACTGACGGACTGGATCCATATGATTGATAGAATGACCAATTGAGCAACTGATTGACtaattgattgactgactgattgattgaataATTGACTGATTAACTGACTGATTGATAGACTGacttattgattgattgattgatggatgggtggatggattgactgattgatggatgggtggatggattgactgattgattgatggatgggtggatggattgactgattgatggatgggtggattgattgattgattgatagattgattgacTGCTTGATTAATTGGCTGATTcacttttttattgattgattaattgatggatggatggatgaatggcttgattgattgatcaaaTTGTTGATtgataaattgattgattgattgattgaatggcTTACTGATTGCAAGAttaactgaatgaatgaataaattattaacccaggtgaggtaaatgggtacctggcaggaattcattccttgaaacaCAGCACGCGTAACAGCTCCattgctaaagccagggtaattatgctgcatatactgtagagcgctttagagacttctgacaaagtaagtattaagcgctatataagcaagtataattataatcattattatgcaatacttttatttatttatcttgagtaataaataatgaaattcaaattcttACAAAGCAGTTAAAAAGACAATAACAATCATGTTTTAAGAATTTCCTTTTGGTGTAACCCATGAGGGCAAATCTCAATTCAATCGTTATCAATTTTAAATCCACATCAAAGAGAAGTCTTGAAGACTGGATTCATAATGTATCTTGATCATAACTTCTGAATTTAAAATTCTGAATTAATTCATTACTTGTTTTTTATCTTCCAAAGCTATTCCATTGAGCAAAGAAAGAAATGTTGAAATTACAAAGGAACTGTATCTACCTCGAAACCCTTGTTATCCTTGTTGTACTGCACAATCTCCATGAAGTTTCCAGCGATAGTCTCATAGAAGTTTGCCACATCATTTATACTTGAGCCGTTTAGTGGACTACAAAGACTAttacagacaaaaaaaaagaagattttcaCTCGTGACGGTTGTAAAAGATAAAGGTTTGATGTTACCTGCAAACAATTCTAAATAAATACCTGAAAATGTCAAACATACAGCTCACTGAATAAAGGTACTAATGAATTGGCTGGATTGGCTTTTGAGGAAAATTTAATAAGCAATACCCCAAAATACcaagaatattttaaaagagcaaattgcaattttcaaatcaacttttgtcaTTTCCACTCAGTTTGATCCCCATGATTTTCATCAATTAGTTCAGTTGTCATTTAGTCAGATGCCAagatggtctaatttccactacTCAAGGAAtgattttcctggtatcgcatcgcaatATATAAGATTGTATTTGTAATGTtttcatttgttgtttttatgccgttttgatttatgtattcattctttgtaaatattgtagatattgatttttatctcaGGGCCCTCAAGGACAGCAGTTTGTTAACTGATGAGGCCAACCTgattaaataaaactgaaaataaataaatatgctCCACTTTTTTGAAAGACTAGCACTATGCAAAAAGTCTTtcgtatagcatatttttacataggactgaaCATTACTTAGTTGAAGACTTTCTCTTATGTCCAAAAATGCTACTctaatttgtaaagcaaaattattccctgctaCCCATTATTTCTTAATGTGTCAAATGAAAGTTTGGTTCACAAACAGTTTATCTAACAAACATGTCTATACTTAAGTGGTATCAAAGTGATAATGACCATGTGGATtagattaaaggtcaagtccatcctaGAAAAAAGGCtaacttgaataaatagagaaaaatctaactagcatagtgctgaaaatttcaacaaaattggatgtaaaataagaaagttatgacattttaaagtttcgcttatttttcataaagcagtgatatgcacaacttggtgagtcagtcgatgatgtccatcactcactttttcttttgtttttttattgtttgaattatacagtacatgtatttcatctttttttatagatttgacaataaggcccaacttgactgaaccatatagtattgaacaatgctatttccacatgttcagggaggaattaatcgttgtatcacttgacaatgagaagaatattagaatatttcatatttcatagaataaaatacaaaagaaataatagtgagtggatgacgtcatagtctcatcatttgcataccagccaggatgtgcatataactgttttgtgaaattaagcgaaactttaaaatgtcatagctttcttattgcacatccgattttgatgaaattttcagtgttatgcttgttggattttctcttttttttcaaatcaactttttgttggggtggacttgtcctttaaatgggAATAGACTATctagaaatgataaaaaattcaTGGGCGTAAATACATGATATCATACTATTCCAGTGGGGGGGATGACACAATAGTTCATTTAGTTTTTGTTTGTACTTGAAAATTTTGGTGAGAGTCTGCCACCCTGTCATATGCATCATTAGAATGTCGATATCGTTGGTTGCCTTCTGGATCGCATCGTTGCACTTTGACCCCACACGACTGGTCGCTAGGGAGTCACGTACCACCGTCAAATActctgtaaaagaaaaaaaacaaggagaaaataacaatgattGATTTAGCTTTAGGTGAAGGATTTATAAAAATAGTTGTaataaacactgattttatTAGAAAGTATGTTATCACCGTAGatctggtacatgtacattaacgttaactgaactttgtgaaatcatgaaatctactATAAAGCTGAAAATCGATTACAATGATGATCATCAATACAGATTTTGAAATTCTTTCCACAACTAGCATTTATCTTCAACCTAGACCAGCTTCATCAACTcctaatcaaaataaaaatatttttagaaattcatCTTATATCATTGTTGTCATTACTATTCAACTCCAAAAAATAATTCTATGAGATTCAATGTTTAACAACTCATGATTGATAGCGCATTGAAATAATAATGCAGAATATGTTTTATGTAGTCCcacctatttatttttttcatgtgacCTCAATTATGCAACTTACTTTCCATAAAGAATTTGATTTGGCATATAACCAGGGCTCGACATTACCAGTGGCCCGCAGCAACCTAAATTGAGAGTCGAGCCACCAAACATCTGTAAAAGCTCACACTTGGTGGCCCGGTCTGGCtaccaaaattttgataaattgtaatgttttctattgttttagggctaccaaaaatatgaaattgatgattttggtgaaCCGATCGAGCCATCCAGCAAAAAAAGTTAGTGTGAAGCCTTGAATATTGATGTTTTCTATTGTCCATAAATTTTACATCATGGATGCATAGATTCTGAGTTACAAGGGCACTAGAGAAAACTTTTGTCTCATTTGACTCGGCCaagaccaataaaaaaaatgcggCTTTGACCCTTGAGGCCAGCCTCGACTCCATCCCTGGAATTTTACCTGGGAAATCCAGTTGAGCTTGAACGGGGGCACTGGTGGCAATGGCCCCAACCACTAGATGAGGGTACTTCAGCCTGAACCATGCTGACAAAGAACCTACAAtggacaaacaataaataacattgatAGTAGATAGCCTGCAATACTGTTTTTCTATGCGCTACAGggttttccctgatgaagtttaaaaattccctgataattatttaaacccattcccagttacgcatgttttctaagttgttgcatTGAATTACATGGaatttcagtataaaaacaataatgtgacaataattattaccaccataaccagtcattcaatggctGTTGTTtcgatatgcaacaaaatataacagagtctgactgactaatGTGCATTTGACTTTTGGGCTGATCacaattccctgatttttccctgatttgagGCATTTCTTAGCAAATCGCCTGAtctttccctgactggaaaaaagtaaaaatgattttccctgattttcctggtgggctgggaaccctgcgCTAACATGCCATTGTTATATCTAGGTAAGTAAGGTCGTTGGATTCATTTGCTTAATCATTGTAATGCACTACCTCCACTCTCTAGGGAGCATTCTATCTAGCTAGGCATTACACAAATGCCCATCAATTCACAGTGAGATTTACAGTACATCCTACTGGATAACTATTGAATAACTGGGTTAATAGTGGCAAATATGGTaaggagagaggagagagataCACCTgtagagagagagtgaaagggagatagagagggagCGAGTGATCAAAACAAAGAGTTCTAGAAGTGAAGAGATGAAGGTATATGTGGCCTTCATGGTACCGTtttataaagacttgttatagtaacaaatacaagatttctataacaagttaaTGATCAGCCACAGCGACTGTTACTgttaatttgttattgtaacaaatAAAATCTATGAAATGGACCCCTGGCCAGCCTCGACTTCATCCTAGGAATACATATATGTTGAGTCAACTTATCAATAAGCTAATCTTGTTGCTTACTGGAACCGAATGACCACTGTACAAAGCCTATTGAGATTTTGGAATGTAGTAGTCAAGGATTAAATAAATCAAGTTATAAAAGATATACCTGGATATGATCCTCCAAATGAGATCCACTTGTTCTTGTCCAGTTTCATCTGTTGTCCAATAACTGTCCTAAAATGAGCCAAGTCGGCGAGGGCTTGTTCACTGCTAAGGTACTGCAAGTTATCAACACTCATATCCCTGgaatcaaaagaaagaaaatcaaaagaaaaatcattaaacaaaCACGATAGAAACAAGCCATCACACAGAGTTCTGCTCTTGAGTATGGCCtatatgacccccccccccccttcctgatTGCCTTTTTCTCCTTCTACCTAATGACAAATTTACAGTCTGATGATTGAATTGAAGTGTCTAACAATGTGTCATATATTTTACTGATTTTGAGGAAATTACAAATGTCTTTATTGATAtatcataaagaaaaataagaaatcgGTGTGTTTGTGGTACCACTCGCATGGTTAAGTAGGttttcttaaaggagaatgaaacctttggaacaagatagcttgtgtgaaaacagaaatatcaaagaaacagatcacaaaagtttgagaaaaatcagacaaataatgagaaagttatgagcatttgaatattgcgatcactaatgctatggagatcctcaaattggcaatgcaaaaaagatgtgtgatgtcacttgtgaacaactctccccattactttagtacatatttcacttaaattgcctcttttatcacatctatcagtagatcatgtgttctttttattggagggcatgtaatacagatttttaaagaatgcatcatggataaagagtttgtatcaccatgagaaaaagcaaaaagagacattttgagggtattttatagtccatcaaagggaaagttgtttacatttgacatcacacatccttgtcgcattgccaatgggaggatctccatagcattagtgattgcaaaagtcaaatgctcataactttctcattatttgtctgaattttctcaaactttctttgttcttattctttgatttttatctttcgacgcaagcctacttgttccaaaggtttcattcccctttaattttgacataattacCATCTCCCTCTCTAGCACTCAAATGAGAGGGGAGGCTTGGGGATGCCATGGTCCCCAAAATTTTCATgaccaagtaaaaaaaatgagaaaaagaagaaaaaggaaggtaaagagtgaaatatgatatcattttctgcaTATTAAAtattaagtccaccccaacaaaaagttgatttgcataaaatgagaaaaatccaacaagcataactctgaatatttcatcaaaatcggatgtaaaataagaaagctatgacattttaaagttttgcttaatttcacaaaacagctataATGCACATCcttggctggtatgcaaatgaggagactatgacatcatccacttactatttcttttgtattttattatatgaaatattctaattttctcctcattgtcaagtgatacaatgaATAATTCCTCCCTGGACATGTGCAATTAGCATTGCTTAATGTTATATGGTTCAGACAAGTTGggccttattgtcaaatctataaaaaaaaaaaaagaaatagtgagtgatggacaccATCGAACGAGTCACCTAGTTgggcatatcactgttttgtgaaaaataagcgaaagtttaaaatgtcataactctcttattttacatcgtattttgatgaaattttcagcactacgctagtttgatttttttctatttattcaagtcagcatttctctggggtggacttgacctataaGTCAAAATCtatcca contains:
- the LOC121430026 gene encoding putative serine protease K12H4.7, which encodes MARILQKSVFILAVLLPLISAFGRFKHGRPKHGMLGAPPIKEKYNLPPNMWFEQKLDHFNDADLRTWNQRFFINSTFYTPGGPVFLMIGGEGEANPVWMVDGAWVEYAKEMNAFLIMLEHRFYGKSHPTEDMSVDNLQYLSSEQALADLAHFRTVIGQQMKLDKNKWISFGGSYPGSLSAWFRLKYPHLVVGAIATSAPVQAQLDFPEYLTVVRDSLATSRVGSKCNDAIQKATNDIDILMMHMTGWQTLTKIFNLCSPLNGSSINDVANFYETIAGNFMEIVQYNKDNKGFEGGSNNVTIDTLCDIMANESLGTELSRYAAVSALLSDGECVDASYEKMIADMRETSWDSEAGVGGRQWTYQTCTEFGFYQTTDTDQQPFGQHFPLSFSIQMCEDIYGKQFNKTTNQAGVNFTNTNYGGREIAAYNIVFPNGSIDPWHALGITKSTDMYSAIFINGTAHCANMYPPSPDDPPQLTQARTQIKDTIQKWLSQ